A genomic window from Halomonas sp. LR3S48 includes:
- a CDS encoding universal stress protein yields MSNEYRHILVAVDLTKDSHKVLERALQIAERNQAKLSIMHTLEPLGFAYGGDIPMDLTSIQDQLDEHAKQRLSEIADPHVAKENQHVLVGMPDTEIHRFAQENNVDLIVVGSHGRHGFALLLGSTSTGVLHGAQCDVLAVRVGKKGETAE; encoded by the coding sequence ATGAGCAATGAATATCGCCATATCCTGGTCGCCGTCGATCTGACCAAGGACTCTCACAAGGTGCTCGAGCGCGCCCTGCAGATCGCCGAGCGCAACCAGGCCAAGCTGTCGATCATGCATACCCTCGAGCCGCTCGGCTTCGCCTACGGCGGCGACATTCCCATGGATCTCACCAGTATCCAGGACCAGCTCGACGAGCATGCCAAACAGCGCCTGTCCGAGATTGCCGATCCTCACGTGGCCAAGGAGAACCAGCATGTACTGGTCGGTATGCCGGATACCGAGATCCACCGCTTCGCCCAGGAAAACAACGTCGACCTGATCGTGGTTGGCTCCCATGGCCGGCACGGCTTCGCCCTGCTGCTCGGCTCCACCTCCACCGGCGTGCTGCATGGCGCTCAGTGCGATGTGCTGGCCGTGCGAGTGGGCAAGAAGGGTGAAACCGCAGAATAA
- a CDS encoding ATP-binding cassette domain-containing protein, translating into MTLLRLESLQLAYGTHVLLDGADLVLEKGERLALVGRNGTGKSTLLKLVAGEILPDDGSIWRAPGLKIGVLEQDLPSATGETIFDVVAQGLPQAGELLAEYHHLVQSAEPDMKRMATLQSRLEAIDGWSFEQRIDVVLTRLGLPADDLMSSLSGGWRRRVALARALVADPDLLLLDEPTNHLDLDTIAWLEEQLLDFNGAVLFITHDRAFLSKLATAILELDRGRLGRYPGDYAAYQQQKTHELEIEARENAEFDKKLAQEEAWIRQGIKARRTRNEGRVRALEQLRRERSQRREVQGRASFGVDRGERSGKRVVELVGVTHRFGNETIIRDLDLEIQRGDRIGLIGRNGAGKTTLLKILLGELEPSEGSVRLGTNIKVAYFDQLRAGLEPEKSVYDNVAQGSDRVTVGGKDKHVISYLQDFLFTPERARQPVKALSGGESNRLLLARLFTQPANVLVLDEPTNDLDVETLELLEELLLDFDGTLLLVSHDRAFMDNVVTGVLAFEGDGVVREYVGGYTDWVRQGGTLPPAPWEGAARQQVEPTAKPEAPVKLASSVASTARKPAKLSYKLQRELDALPAVIERLEAEVAEFEARVGDPSFYQQEAGVVSETLQAMGDKQAELDAAMERWMELEAMAGGE; encoded by the coding sequence GTGACCCTGCTACGTCTGGAAAGCTTGCAACTGGCCTACGGTACCCATGTGCTGCTCGATGGTGCCGATCTGGTACTGGAGAAGGGGGAGCGCCTGGCGCTGGTCGGACGCAACGGCACCGGCAAGTCGACCCTGCTCAAGCTGGTGGCGGGCGAAATCCTGCCCGACGACGGCAGCATCTGGCGCGCCCCGGGGTTGAAGATCGGCGTGCTGGAGCAGGACCTGCCTTCCGCCACGGGCGAGACCATCTTCGACGTGGTGGCCCAGGGACTGCCTCAGGCCGGGGAGCTATTGGCCGAGTATCATCACCTGGTGCAGTCTGCCGAGCCCGACATGAAACGCATGGCGACCCTGCAGAGCCGCCTCGAGGCCATCGACGGCTGGTCATTCGAACAGCGCATCGACGTGGTGTTGACGCGCCTCGGGCTGCCTGCCGACGACCTGATGAGCTCGCTCTCGGGCGGCTGGCGCCGGCGCGTGGCGCTGGCTCGGGCGCTGGTTGCCGATCCCGATCTGCTGTTGCTCGACGAGCCCACCAACCATCTCGATCTGGACACCATCGCCTGGCTCGAGGAGCAACTGCTCGATTTCAACGGTGCGGTGCTGTTCATCACCCACGACCGAGCCTTCCTGTCGAAGCTGGCGACGGCGATTCTCGAGCTCGACCGTGGACGGCTGGGACGCTATCCGGGCGATTACGCCGCGTATCAGCAGCAGAAGACGCACGAACTGGAAATCGAGGCGCGAGAGAACGCCGAATTCGACAAGAAGCTCGCCCAGGAGGAAGCCTGGATTCGCCAGGGGATCAAGGCGCGGCGTACCCGCAACGAAGGCCGTGTGCGGGCGTTGGAGCAATTGCGTCGCGAACGTAGCCAGCGGCGCGAGGTGCAGGGGCGGGCGAGCTTCGGCGTCGACAGGGGAGAGCGCAGCGGCAAGCGGGTGGTCGAGCTCGTCGGCGTGACCCATCGCTTCGGTAACGAAACCATCATTCGCGACCTTGACCTCGAGATCCAGCGCGGCGACCGCATCGGCCTCATCGGGCGCAACGGCGCCGGCAAGACCACACTGCTCAAGATCCTGCTCGGCGAGCTCGAGCCCAGCGAAGGCTCGGTGCGTTTGGGCACCAATATCAAGGTGGCCTACTTCGATCAGCTGCGGGCCGGGCTGGAGCCTGAGAAGAGCGTCTACGACAACGTCGCCCAGGGCAGCGACAGGGTCACCGTGGGGGGCAAGGACAAGCACGTCATCAGCTACCTGCAGGACTTCCTGTTCACCCCCGAGCGGGCCCGCCAACCGGTCAAGGCGCTCTCCGGCGGCGAGTCCAACCGTCTGCTGCTGGCGCGGCTGTTCACCCAGCCGGCCAACGTGCTGGTGCTCGACGAGCCGACCAACGACCTCGATGTCGAGACGCTCGAACTGCTCGAGGAACTGCTGCTTGATTTCGACGGTACCCTGCTGCTGGTCTCCCACGATCGTGCCTTCATGGACAACGTGGTAACCGGCGTGCTGGCCTTCGAGGGCGATGGCGTGGTGCGCGAGTACGTGGGCGGCTATACCGACTGGGTACGTCAGGGTGGCACCTTGCCGCCTGCTCCATGGGAAGGGGCGGCGCGCCAGCAGGTGGAGCCGACCGCCAAGCCTGAAGCACCAGTCAAGTTAGCGTCATCGGTAGCGTCGACGGCGAGAAAGCCCGCCAAGCTCTCCTATAAACTGCAACGTGAGCTCGATGCGCTACCGGCCGTAATCGAAAGGCTGGAAGCCGAAGTGGCCGAGTTCGAGGCTCGGGTCGGCGATCCCTCCTTCTACCAGCAGGAAGCGGGAGTGGTGTCCGAGACACTGCAGGCCATGGGCGACAAGCAGGCTGAGCTCGACGCCGCCATGGAGCGGTGGATGGAGTTGGAAGCCATGGCCGGAGGGGAGTAG
- a CDS encoding TatD family hydrolase: MVDPDANFDEFLPEALRFRAPAPLVDIGANLTHDSFARDLEAVLRRARAANVTTLIVTGTDLAHAEQAATLAQRFPGLHATAGVHPHDASRWDAPLAAAMRELHNRPEVVAVGECGLDFNRNFSTPTEQERAFEAQLSLAAESGKPLFIHERDAGQRMREMLHAWRDDISDAVIHCFTADRDTLHGYLDLDLHIGLTGWICDERRGHHLRELVKDIPLERLMVETDCPYLLPRDLPAKLKGRRNEPSLLPWIVREIAHWRRVDEAELARATSHTAHAFFRLLSDEGSIDTGHAQQEEF, from the coding sequence TTGGTCGACCCCGACGCCAACTTCGACGAGTTCCTGCCCGAGGCGCTGCGCTTTCGCGCACCCGCCCCGCTGGTGGACATCGGCGCCAACCTGACTCACGACAGCTTCGCACGCGATCTCGAAGCGGTGCTGCGCCGGGCGCGGGCAGCCAATGTCACGACCTTGATCGTGACCGGCACCGATCTTGCCCATGCCGAGCAGGCCGCGACACTCGCTCAGCGCTTCCCGGGCCTGCACGCCACCGCTGGCGTACATCCTCACGATGCCAGCCGCTGGGACGCCCCGCTGGCCGCGGCCATGCGTGAACTCCATAATCGCCCCGAAGTGGTGGCGGTGGGTGAATGCGGCCTTGATTTCAACCGCAACTTCTCCACGCCGACGGAGCAGGAACGGGCCTTCGAGGCCCAGTTGAGCCTGGCGGCGGAGAGCGGCAAACCGCTGTTCATCCATGAACGCGACGCCGGCCAGCGCATGCGCGAGATGCTGCATGCCTGGCGTGACGATATCAGCGATGCGGTGATCCACTGCTTTACGGCCGACCGTGATACCCTCCACGGCTATCTCGACCTCGATCTGCACATTGGCTTGACGGGATGGATCTGCGACGAGCGCCGCGGCCATCACCTGCGCGAGCTGGTGAAGGACATCCCACTCGAGCGGCTGATGGTGGAAACTGACTGCCCTTACCTGCTGCCGCGCGATTTACCTGCCAAACTCAAGGGCAGGCGCAACGAGCCATCGCTGCTGCCGTGGATCGTGCGCGAAATCGCTCACTGGCGAAGGGTCGACGAAGCGGAACTCGCTCGAGCCACTAGCCACACCGCCCACGCCTTCTTTCGCCTACTCAGTGACGAGGGCTCGATTGATACTGGCCATGCCCAGCAGGAGGAGTTTTGA